In Acidobacteriota bacterium, one genomic interval encodes:
- a CDS encoding RNA polymerase subunit sigma-70 encodes MAEEISAESLLPLVYDELRALAARYLRRERPGGTLQPTALVHEAYLRLMRSRRLDVHGRNHFYALAAIQMRRILVERARAAASVKRGGNLRRVTLADGMSAAPDGSVELLALDEALTRLAQRNARQGQISDMRLFGGMGAAEIASHLGISERTAREDWRVARAWLMKELSPGKSSA; translated from the coding sequence ATGGCGGAGGAGATCTCGGCAGAGAGCCTGCTCCCGCTCGTGTACGACGAGCTGAGGGCCCTTGCGGCCAGGTATCTAAGGCGGGAGCGCCCCGGCGGCACGCTCCAGCCCACCGCCCTGGTGCATGAAGCCTACCTGCGGCTGATGAGAAGCCGGCGTCTCGACGTGCACGGAAGGAACCACTTCTACGCCCTCGCGGCCATCCAGATGCGCCGGATCCTGGTGGAGCGCGCCCGCGCCGCCGCCAGCGTGAAGCGCGGAGGGAATCTGCGGCGCGTCACTCTGGCCGATGGGATGAGCGCCGCCCCCGACGGATCGGTGGAGCTGCTGGCACTCGACGAGGCGCTCACCCGTCTGGCGCAGCGCAACGCGCGACAGGGACAGATCTCCGACATGCGCCTCTTCGGCGGGATGGGCGCCGCGGAGATCGCCTCCCACCTCGGGATCTCGGAGCGCACCGCGAGAGAGGATTGGAGGGTGGCGCGCGCCTGGCTCATGAAGGAGCTGTCTCCGGGGAAGAGCTCCGCGTGA
- a CDS encoding thrombospondin type 3 repeat-containing protein: MGSRTGANTRVVALAAIASIAGITASAGSPPGPGVNDRYYRFEEGIAGQAATGAGSIVDSIWNSHDGTPGGGPVYSSDVPMAVIPLTGQPNTLSLSFNGAQSILFDSFFLLHRTFGDATLEFFIKVPDQQHHAIFWTRPDDNENRFNININPGGVVNADYSGPLLQRHYPFQGLQLPVNQWSHVAIVKDTISHAPAHFYRVYVNGALIGNGVVDPNPDEPDPGLMWTISGRIGYQMFGLLDEVRLTQRALQPCEFLISSAPCLGVWTLTGSMSKTRSHHTATLLLDGRVLVAGGGVDSISWDTHAELYDPVSGTWSVTGSMNRIHPHSTATLLPDGRVLVAGLIGCRGEPGTGAEVYDPNTGTWTETSNVHILRLNHSATLLPNGKVLVAGGNSCGTTLVDAELYDPATDTWSTTGTMSQARDLHQSVLLPNGRVLVAGGAINYEPPYAVFSSAELYDPATGTWAPTGSMSFPRRNHAMALLPNGKVLVAEGWNDFGQPVFPTIAELYDPATGTWSPTGSLNSPIRVNAPAVLLHNGQVLVSGGGDYFDPMASAEQYDPATGAWTNTTYMHYNRNLHTATLLQDGRVLVAGGESQGVTADNNEVYRVANARPIANAGPDQTVSSGTLVTLDASASSDPENDPLTYAWEQSSGPAVFLNLANPVHPTFVAPGVPCTGATLAFQLIVNDDQSTSLPDSVGVTVTTGGDMDGDGVADTCDNCPTVPNSNQADGDGDGLGDACDNCPSITNANQADSDNDGRGNVCDNCPTTPNPTQTNADGDAYGAACECDDQHASVYPGAPQICDGLDNDCNDPTWPAVPANEADTDGDGVRDCADNCLRTPNPGQQNTGGGACGDACDPVAVTVRFTPQTLNKQSEGNYVKAHIDLGPYHTAALIDPNQPLELSVAGGTPLDDVGRQITGNSIDVSFSRLDVQMASPLGDNVEFRLIGLLNYGCGLEGVDHVRVIQEGKVHTSENDWSTVLDDAPRGTVESLRTSSNGNLGAAVCVTNLLSNESFSINTDTQTPPLGKAFFYLYKFCNGSPS; this comes from the coding sequence ATGGGCTCGCGAACGGGAGCGAACACGCGCGTGGTGGCGCTCGCCGCCATTGCCTCGATCGCCGGGATCACCGCCAGTGCCGGCTCCCCGCCAGGTCCGGGCGTCAACGACAGGTACTACCGGTTCGAGGAAGGAATCGCGGGACAAGCAGCCACGGGCGCCGGCAGCATCGTGGATTCCATCTGGAACTCGCACGACGGCACCCCTGGCGGCGGTCCTGTCTACAGCTCCGACGTGCCGATGGCGGTGATTCCTCTGACCGGACAGCCGAACACGCTGTCGCTCTCGTTCAATGGCGCGCAGTCGATTCTCTTCGATTCGTTCTTCCTGCTTCACCGCACCTTTGGCGACGCGACCCTCGAGTTCTTCATCAAGGTGCCCGACCAGCAGCACCATGCGATCTTCTGGACGAGGCCGGACGACAATGAGAATCGCTTCAACATCAACATCAACCCCGGTGGGGTGGTGAATGCCGATTACAGCGGACCGCTACTCCAGAGGCACTATCCGTTTCAAGGCCTGCAGCTCCCCGTCAACCAGTGGTCCCACGTGGCGATCGTCAAGGACACGATCTCTCACGCGCCGGCGCACTTCTACCGCGTCTACGTGAACGGCGCTCTCATCGGGAACGGGGTCGTCGATCCGAACCCCGATGAACCGGATCCCGGGCTCATGTGGACGATCTCAGGGCGAATCGGGTACCAGATGTTCGGTCTGCTCGACGAAGTGCGGCTGACCCAGCGCGCACTCCAGCCCTGCGAGTTCCTGATTTCCTCCGCGCCCTGCCTCGGAGTCTGGACCCTCACCGGGAGCATGAGCAAGACTCGCTCCCACCACACCGCGACACTTCTCCTCGACGGGCGGGTCCTCGTGGCCGGGGGGGGAGTCGATTCGATTTCGTGGGATACCCACGCCGAGCTCTACGATCCGGTGTCGGGCACCTGGAGCGTGACCGGCAGTATGAACAGGATCCATCCGCACTCGACCGCGACCCTGCTCCCGGATGGCAGGGTGCTCGTTGCCGGACTCATCGGTTGCCGCGGCGAGCCGGGAACCGGCGCCGAGGTTTACGACCCCAACACCGGGACCTGGACGGAGACCAGCAATGTGCACATCCTCCGGTTGAACCATTCCGCGACGCTCCTGCCGAACGGGAAGGTCCTCGTGGCGGGCGGCAACAGTTGCGGTACCACCCTGGTCGATGCCGAGTTGTACGACCCTGCCACCGACACCTGGAGCACGACGGGCACCATGAGTCAGGCCCGCGACCTTCATCAGTCGGTCCTGCTGCCAAACGGCCGGGTGCTCGTCGCAGGAGGGGCGATCAACTATGAACCTCCTTACGCCGTTTTCTCCAGCGCCGAGCTGTACGACCCGGCGACGGGAACGTGGGCGCCGACGGGGAGCATGAGCTTCCCCCGCAGGAACCATGCAATGGCGCTGCTGCCGAACGGCAAAGTCCTCGTCGCCGAAGGCTGGAACGATTTCGGCCAACCCGTATTTCCGACCATCGCCGAGTTGTACGACCCGGCGACGGGCACCTGGAGCCCTACCGGGAGCCTGAACTCTCCTATTCGCGTGAATGCGCCGGCGGTCCTGCTGCACAACGGCCAGGTGCTCGTGTCCGGAGGAGGTGACTACTTCGACCCGATGGCGAGCGCCGAGCAGTACGACCCGGCGACGGGCGCCTGGACCAATACGACGTACATGCACTACAACCGCAACCTCCATACGGCGACGCTCCTCCAGGACGGCAGGGTCCTCGTGGCTGGGGGCGAATCGCAGGGCGTCACCGCCGACAACAACGAGGTGTACCGGGTGGCCAATGCCCGGCCGATCGCCAACGCGGGGCCCGACCAGACGGTGAGCTCGGGAACGCTGGTGACTCTGGACGCCTCCGCCAGCTCCGACCCTGAAAACGACCCTCTCACGTATGCCTGGGAGCAATCTTCCGGACCGGCGGTGTTCTTGAACCTGGCGAATCCCGTCCATCCGACGTTCGTCGCCCCCGGAGTGCCCTGCACCGGCGCCACTCTCGCGTTCCAGCTCATCGTCAATGACGATCAATCGACCAGCCTCCCGGATTCTGTCGGCGTCACCGTGACAACGGGCGGCGACATGGACGGCGACGGCGTCGCGGACACCTGCGACAACTGCCCGACGGTGCCGAACTCCAATCAGGCCGACGGCGACGGCGACGGGCTCGGGGACGCCTGCGACAACTGTCCTTCCATCACGAACGCGAACCAGGCCGACAGCGACAACGATGGTCGCGGCAACGTCTGCGACAACTGTCCCACCACTCCGAACCCGACACAGACGAACGCCGACGGTGACGCGTACGGCGCCGCATGCGAGTGCGACGACCAGCACGCCTCCGTCTACCCGGGCGCTCCTCAGATCTGCGACGGCCTCGACAACGACTGCAACGATCCGACTTGGCCGGCCGTCCCCGCGAACGAGGCCGACACCGACGGCGACGGGGTGCGCGACTGCGCCGACAACTGCCTGAGGACTCCCAACCCCGGCCAGCAGAACACCGGCGGCGGCGCGTGCGGGGACGCCTGCGACCCCGTGGCCGTGACCGTCCGCTTCACTCCGCAGACGCTGAACAAGCAGTCGGAAGGGAACTACGTCAAAGCTCACATCGACCTGGGCCCCTACCACACGGCCGCCCTCATCGATCCGAACCAGCCTCTCGAGCTCTCTGTGGCCGGCGGGACACCGCTCGATGACGTGGGAAGACAGATCACGGGAAACTCGATCGACGTCAGCTTCTCGCGACTCGACGTCCAGATGGCTTCACCGCTCGGTGACAACGTCGAGTTCCGGCTGATCGGCCTTCTGAACTATGGCTGCGGGCTCGAGGGGGTCGATCACGTGCGCGTCATCCAGGAGGGGAAGGTTCACACCAGCGAGAACGACTGGTCCACCGTCCTCGACGACGCGCCCCGCGGCACGGTGGAAAGTCTGCGGACGAGCAGCAACGGCAATCTCGGTGCGGCCGTCTGCGTCACGAACCTCCTCTCCAACGAGAGCTTCAGCATCAACACCGACACCCAGACTCCGCCGCTGGGGAAGGCGTTCTTCTACCTCTACAAGTTCTGCAACGGATCGCCGAGC